Proteins co-encoded in one Arachis hypogaea cultivar Tifrunner chromosome 11, arahy.Tifrunner.gnm2.J5K5, whole genome shotgun sequence genomic window:
- the LOC112721830 gene encoding uncharacterized protein encodes MEENARMREPSWRPGHSHSSKEKEREPKKKEKAGPERPRRYHSYTPLRVSLVDVYREICHTERLPPPRPIKNKKGEIRGEYCEYHKLYGHSTNECYDLKNVIEKLAREGWLDKYLMERSGHHGKRKRDDEDRRDPPPQTPKRHIHMISGGFAGGGLTKSSCKRHLKEVYQVGGEVPDLPTISFTKEDGQGIIPGHDDPVVITMILANAHLHRTLVDQESSADIMFKPAFDKMGLDEKELRAFPDTLYGLGDAPIKPLRFIPLHTTFGKGAKSKTLSINFIVVDVGSAYNALIGRTTLNWLGAVVSTPPSLHEIFNTRGNCNR; translated from the coding sequence atggaagaaaatgctaGGATGAGGGAACCAAGCTGGCGACCTGGGCACTCTCACTcatcaaaagagaaagagagagaacccaagaaaaaggagaaagccgGCCCTGAAAGGCCCAGGAGATATCACTCCTATACTCCTTTACGAGTTTCCCTAGTTGATGTATACAGGGAAATTTGTCATACTGAAAGACTACCTCCCCCTAGACCCATCAAAAACAAAAAGGGAGAAATTCGTGGcgaatactgtgagtaccataagctaTATGGTCATTCAACAAATGAAtgttacgacctaaaaaatgtgatagaaaagctggctagagaaggttgGCTTGACAAATACCTTATGGAAAGGTCGGGCCATCATGgtaagagaaagcgagatgacgaggaccgaagagacccaccaccacagaCCCCGAAAAGACATATAcacatgatctcaggagggtttgcgggaGGTGGTCTCACAAAGTCATCTTGCAAAAGGCACCTGAAGGAAGTCTACCAAGTCGGGGGTGAAGTACCCGACCTCCCAACCATctctttcactaaagaagatggacAAGGAATCATTCCTGGACATGACGATCCAGTTGTGATAACCATGATCCTTGCCAACGCCCACCTGCACAGAACCCTGGTGGATCAGGAAAGCTCGGCCGATATTATGTTTAAACCAGCATTTGATAAGATGGGACTGGATGAAAAGGAGTTAAGAGCTTTCCCCGATACCCTATATGGGCTGGGGGATGCACCAATAAAGCCACTAAGATTCATACCTCtacacacaacttttggaaaaggggcAAAATCAAAAACTCTAAGCATCAACTTCATAGTCGTCGATGTGGGTTCggcctacaatgctctaataggcaGAACAACCCTAAATTGGCTCGGAGCAGTAGTATCCACCCCCCCATCTTTGCATGAAATTTTCAACACCAGAGGGAATTGCAACCGTTAG